One window from the genome of Mucilaginibacter ginsenosidivorans encodes:
- a CDS encoding GreA/GreB family elongation factor, whose translation MGKRFQLTLTIGDFKLLMKYYFTEGLSVFNKRKLFGELNDARIVGKGSLPLNVARQGAKVLVRNIGKHQTFRVHIVAQNPEPARLNKIMITDPLSIALLGYADGHRTEWEMPDGIQRFELLSVHRDGEDPEFLAADSPNVCAGYDERFV comes from the coding sequence TTTTAAATTGTTAATGAAATATTATTTTACCGAGGGCCTGTCCGTCTTTAATAAACGTAAGCTTTTCGGTGAGTTAAATGATGCGCGTATCGTCGGCAAAGGAAGCCTGCCGCTGAACGTAGCCCGGCAGGGAGCAAAAGTACTGGTAAGAAATATTGGCAAGCACCAAACCTTCCGTGTACATATTGTTGCGCAAAACCCCGAACCGGCCAGGTTAAATAAAATAATGATCACTGACCCGTTGTCAATTGCGTTATTGGGCTACGCCGATGGTCACCGGACCGAATGGGAAATGCCGGATGGGATTCAGCGATTCGAACTCCTTTCTGTTCACCGGGACGGGGAAGATCCTGAATTTTTGGCGGCTGACAGCCCCAATGTTTGCGCGGGCTACGATGAACGCTTCGTTTAA